CAATTATAGGCAAAGGATACCTTTCATCAATTATAGGCAAAGGATACCTATTTTTAATAGTGACCTCGTTCAATTCTCTATAATCAATGCATAGCCCTAtgcttccatccttcttcttcataaATAAGATAGAAGcgccccaaggtgaaacactaggtctaataaaacCTTTTTTGAACAAATCGTGTAGTTGGTTATTCAACTCCTTCAGCTCAGATGCGGCCATCTAATAAGGTGCCTTGGAGATTGGTGAGGTACCAAGTGCTAAATCAATGGTAAATTCTAACTCATGATCGGGTGAAATGAATCTACACAAGGAAAAGCAATTGTCATTCGTTGGTTATTAGGGGTATCCCGAAAACGTCCGGGTCGAAATATGGCTTTCAAATTAAGTTCCGAATTAGTGGATGCTGCCAAAGGGAGTGACGATGCCATACGCGAAAATGAAGAGACTCTATCAACCTTTATCAAACATTAACGAGTAATCCCAATATGGGTGGCTTTGGTTAGGGAGATGCAGAAATAGTACTTCAAGACCTATTACGTGTCCAAGGCCTTTTGTGATAATCCAACAAGATCATCGGGAAATACACCTGGGAATTCTCTGATTACGACTATATCCTCTAATTGCAATCTGTTCTGCTCTAATACTAAGGCTAGAAAACCTTGACAACCTTGTGAAAGTAATCTTTTTGCCTTTCAGGACAAGATCAAAGGTATAGGTAATGTAATTCCCTTCGTTCTAAGAAAAGTAAACTCAGGGCCATCACTAGGTTTGaaaacaattttcttttcatggcaGAGAATATTTGCATGATACTTGGATAACCAACCCATACCAAGAATAACATCAAAGTCTGTCATGTCTAGGAGGATTAAATCTACAAGCATGTCTCTGTCCTTTATCTGAACTAGACAAGATTCATACATAATGCATGCCTCCAAAGTTTTTCTAGATGGTAAAGTCACTAATAGTCTAGGTTTCTGTGGTTTAGGGTCTACACTCATCCTCTTTGCAAAAGGTTTAGACAGGATAGAATGTGTCAATCCTGATTCACAACTGTAGGTGTCTCCTTTACATCCCCAACTATCAATCCAAATACTCTATCTTGAGCTTTCTGAGCTTGTCCTGTAGCTTGAGATGCATGGAATGCCTGCTGCTAAGGTGGTAAAGGTCCTTGAGGATCCTGTAGTGGACATTGCCCCTGGTATGGCTGATATGGTTGTCTAGGAGGTTGAGTTGGTAGTAGTGGCATTGCCATTAGCCATTGGACATTTTGAGGCCTCCATTGCTGTGTCTGTGGTTACAACCTCTGCTTCCCATGGTTTTGCACTTGTTGCTGGAGAGTAATCTGATTGGCTTTTGACCAGGGAATGTCTTACGAAAATCCCTTGTCATATGTCCTTTCCTCTTACATCGACGACATATAATAGATTCCAGTGATACACAACCTGATATAAACTTTTCCACATCTACGACAGAAGTGTATTGTCCTGAACTCCCTGTTGTTTTTTAGATTGTGCATCTCTGTACCCTGGTGGTCTATTGGTCTCTTCCCTAATACCCTACTGGTGGTGCTCTAAGAATTAACCTTCCAGCTATCTTCTAGCATCAAGGTCCTCTGTAATGTGAGCTTCAGTACTAAAATAACCACCTTAATTCGTGGCTCAGAAATTTCTTTGCCTTCTTCTTGTCAATGTTGACATGCTCCTATGCAAAATAGGCTAAATCTTTGAACTTCTTTTTGTAGGTCATAACAGAATCTAAACCCTAAGTTAGTTGTAGAGATTCCACTTCCTTCGTTCTTTGCTAATGATTGCCTTATCTTCTCGCAAGCTACTCACAGTTATCTCAAGAAGCTGAGAGATTTAATAGCCTTATATTGTGAGGCATCTGGGCAAGCAACAAACTTTTAGAAATCGTTAGCCTTTTTTAGTCCTAATATGCCCTTAAGGCTTTGACGCATTTTTGCCAACATTGGGGGTTTAGTGGTATGCTTAAGCTGGACAAATATCTCGACCTTCCTTCGGAAGTTGGAAAGAGTAAATCAGGTGCCTTCCAAGAGATAAAATATAACACTCTTAATAAGATTGCTGGTTGGAAAGAGAAATTGCTCTCTCCTGTAAGAAGACAAGTTCTTTTGAAGTCAATGGCAACTTCAATCCCCACCTATACAATGACCCACTTCAAGCTTCCAGAGGGTTTATTAGATGAATCAAACAAGGTAGGATGTAAGTTCTTATGGGGTCAGAAACAAAATGAGAGGAAACTTCATTGGGTAGGACCGTCTATGCAAACCTAAGCAAGAGGGTGGTCTTGGACTGAGATATATGAATTACAGAATGTGGCTTTGCTTGCAAAAATGAGATGGCAAATGTTGAAGAGCCCAAACTCTATACAGGTGAGACTATTTTAGAATATATATTTCTCCTATGGAGCTTTCACTAGGGCACGATTGGGAGACAATCCTTCATGGGCTTGGAGAAGAATTTTGAGAGGTAGAAACCTGATAGATAAAGGTCTTTTATGGATTGTTAGGAATAATAGTTCTATTCCCATATAGGAGAATTCTTGGATTCCCACGCTAGAGGGTTATAGGGTACACTCTCCAAGGCCTCTTGACTATACTGATTTGAGGGTTTCAGATATCGTTACTCCTACTATGCAATGGAATATTGCTAAATTGAGAAATGTATACTTAAAAAATGAAGTGGAAGCTACTCTCAGAATCCCACTTAACATTGAAGGCCATCAATACCATatttgtttggggggggggttcccAAAGGACATCTTCACAGTTAGATCATTGAGTGGATTATTGAGTGGGGAAGATCTTTAGGTCTCAAAAAGTTGGAGCAACATAGTTTTTTCTCGGCTCATGCTAATATTGTGTGGGAGATTTTAAAGCAGAAGAGTGCTAGAGTCTTCAAAGTTATGACACTGCTTCCTTTCAGTGATTGGATCTCTATAGTGAATAGAAACATAGAGGAAGCTCTAACATTGATTCCAAAAACTTTAGGTTCTCGGACATCCTAACAGCAAGCTAACTCCTATAGTGGTTTTCCAATGGAATCTTATCTTATATACACAGATGTAGCACTTTGGGCAAGGCCAAAAGCAGGGTTGGGATGCATTATTCTTGATGCTACTAGACACATCATCTTGTTGCCTTTGATCACTTGTTCCCTAGCTCTCCTCCCATTGGAGAGGCTCTTGTGCTTTGATTGACCCCTTTAAGCTGCTCTTCAAGATGGCCTTAGGCATGTTGTGTGCCATTCAGACTACATAGTTCTTGTTAAAAGCCTAAATGAGGTTGGGTTTCATTCTCCATTTGAGATTTCATCCATCATTTCAGATGTTCAAGTCTTACAAACTTGTTTTGAGTCTTAACTTTTTATGTTCATGTTATTAGATCTTTAAATGTTGTAGCCCACTCTGTTTGGAAGTCCCCATTTCTGAAGGATATTCTGAATCTTGTAATGCAGCTTTCTCCTTTGGATATTTAATAAATTCCCCTCTTTTGTGGGTCTttacacaacaaaaaaaaaaaatgtgatgttAAAACTTCCAAATATGGATTCCATATGTTCTAAGTAAATCTATCGTATGAACTAATTGTTCCTATATCCAAATAATTTGGATTAAACCAAATTAACAAGTGAAACAATCAAACTTTGCCTCACTAAGCCAAATGGGATACAAAAGATCTCACTAAACTAACAAGTTAGGGCCTACCTCTGCCCAAAAATCCAATTAGCCTACTTCCCCttactctttattttatttattacacATAACCTGAGAGAGTGAACTCTCTCAATTCCATATATATCATATTTCTCAGCATTTCAAAACTAACTATGAACATCAAATCATGTAGCAGTTTATATGCAAATTTAGTAGCATAAGGAAAAACGTAAATATAAACTCACTTGGGAAATCGCCctgccattctctctctctctctctctctctctctctctctaatcccATTGGCTTCACCCCAACTTCAATCCACAGAACTTCGGTCTCCAGTGTCACACATAACATACATACACTGATATACTACCATCAGGGGAGAAATGTCCTATGTTAGCAAACTCCACCACTTCTTTACagcaatgtatatatatatagggtaaGAGATTGCTACCCACTAAGAGACTGCTACCCACTTGCTCAGCCACTATGTCAGGTGGCAAACCAATGGAAGGCCACCTGGAGACATCTTCAGCACTTGGAGCAAGGAGCAGCGCAATCTTTTTGCGCCAAcctatgtctaggcatagatACAGCAaacaggtagcattctttttcacATAATAAAGGCAGTGTGGTCCTGCACTAGCGTgggaccaatgggagcacaagtggaagcatcaacaacgGTGGGGCGGTCATTTCGCTAGCCCCTATATTTGGTTGTAGGTCACACTGCCTTCTACGCTATCCTTTTATAGATTCCTTTAACCCCTTCTCACATAATAAATAGTGGGGTCCATAGTCTCTTATGTTGACCATGTAGACCCCatatagatgatatcatttttctaCTTCACATTGATATAGTGTAAATTTCTTCATACACTGCCGTTGTAGGAAACCctttttgtcacaccccaccttcacTCACCTGAAGTCTAGtgacatggacacgcacacgtgtccacaatccatccaggatccacgatacagtactttaagttcataaagctATGGAATGATTCTACGATCATatagataataataaatcaaaatatacacaaCTGGTGATATCTAATGATATTTAACATATTTAGAACGTTTTCACATCGGAATCAAAATTACAGTCATGCCCCTATGTCTATATCTGATacgtacaaaaagaataaaaaaaatagaagatgatactctcatcctcagcATGCTCCATATGCATAGTCATCACACACTTATCCATCCTCATGCTcgaccagctcctcatcccagaggtcacctccgtaaaGAGTTGAATCTTCAGCCATGGTTTCCGAAGGGTtccctgaatcaacatctaaaaaggaggCAACAACGGGgatgagcttccacgaagcacagtgaggggtaacacacacacaagcaatcataatTATCCAAGAAAAAtgtaataatataaatatccaTACCCAActacatcaatatgaatgcaattgtATGAATGcgatgacatgatccatttattatcaaacaaTCCTAAATAACAAATTCTAGGTCCAGAGTGTGATCAAACTTGAGAATGCAGTATCGGAATGACCCACAACCTCGGTAACCAAAATGACCCACAACCTTGGCCATGCTGCACCCACGAGCATGACCATACACTCTCTTAGTTTATGGCTAGCAATATTGGAATCTCCCATAACCTCGATAACCGGAATGGCCCACAACCTCGCAGATGCTGCACCCAGGTTATTTTCTTAGCCTAATATAATCTAGCATGATTCATTTCACATCATAATTACACGGTGATTATACTTGGCAATGCAGTACTAGAATCTCCCACAACCTTGGTAACCGGAATGCCCCACAATCTCAGCCATGCTGCACCCACGGGCTTGACCACACAGGTCTTAGTTTATGGGCATGTAGTACCGGAATCTTCCACAACCTCGATAATCGGAATCTCCCGCAACCTCGAACAAGCTGCACACCGGGTTATttttcctagcccaatgcattctaatatgtcATAACACATTTTatttatacacacacacaccctgggcATGCAGTGATGTCGGCACCAACTGTTGGCCCCTTGCACCCCCCAGTCTCTACATACAcaacacactcaccctgagcatgtagtgccgTCGACACCCACCATTTGTCACCCTGCACCCCATTCtccactcacacacacacacacacacacacacacacacacatacacactcaccctgagaaTGCATTACCGTCAACACCCACCGNNNNNNNNNNNNNNNNNNNNNNNNNNNNNNNNNNNNNNNNNNNNNNNNNNNNNNNNNNNNNNNNNNNNNNNNNNNNNNNNNNNNNNNNNNNNNNNNNNNNTACTCATACCATAGTGAAaactaaaaaccctagaatcagtcTCTCATGTATGAAAACTTACTAATCTGATCTCAAAAACTCTAaaattgttctctctctctctctctctatatatatatatatatattcaacaaAGTGCAACGAAAGAAAATACTCAAGAggggaagaagggagagaagggggtgggggaagcACTGCCAAAATGGGGTAGGGTCCTAGAGGGGCCAATACACCCAAAATGAGACTATTGAGACTCCAACTAGAGCAATGTGATGGTTCCTAGGGTGTTAAGAACAGCAGGGATACAAGTCCTAGGCATACATCTAATGTAGCCCTTGGTAGGAATCTTTCTTATATTTCCACTTTGAATGCCAACAATTATCGCGAGAGATATCAAATGGATCAAAATTTTATGAATAGGTAGTACCCAGGTCCCTTGCTCATATGTCTAGTACAAATGATTAAAGTCTGCCATTTGGCGAGTGGAAGGTTTTGTAAATCCGGGGGTATCAGAGAGTGCACAATACTTGTTCGAGTATTGTAGGCTTGCCTGGATATATATGGGATATACACCAATATTTTACCTATCCTATCTGTTAGAATTGGTTTCCATCACATCTATTTAACGGCTAAGTATAATTAATTTTCCATGCTATTAACGGGTTTTGGTTGTCCATAGGTCTTAATCTGCTAAAATTGTTCTTGACTATGGGCGGAATAAGCGGTAGTCACACTATGCGCTCTCAAGAATTAGGAGTTAATTTTCATGATTGTGTACATGAATTATGTGGAAATATTTTATAATCTTGTTGTATACATCAATAATCTTGTGTTTATGATTAATTTAACCAATTAAGTGGGAGCAATCATATGAGGCTAAATTGCTTTCATACCAACTCAGAATGTTGAATGTCTTCTATAACTAGGTTTCGATTAATGTATTAGAAGGTTTATCTTCCCTTGTTggtggccatgccgaaggtgggggttttTAAATCTAGCTTTTTTTCCCCATTGAgttgtactttattttttctttattttagtgAAATCTCTgaatcttacaaaaaaaaaaaaaagaatgtctcCTATAACCAATGTTGTAGTATCTATTATTATTTGCTAGTGATGTCTAATATTTATGAGATGTTTGTTGTCATGTGATGATACGTACAAGAGTAATTTATCAAGAAATAAAAGTTATCGATACATATAAATTATTTTACTGTATCGGCATGGGCTTAAGATGATCACCCCTCATTAAAAAGCAAGTTTTGAATGGAAATTCTTAAGGGGTTAGAATTTTCGTGGATAGTCGATGGGTGTAGAGTACTCTTGACTTACTTTTGGCAGATGCTGACATGATAATGTTTGAATATCTTGATGGCACGGTCTATATGCATCGCATAAGAGACAAGAAGTAGACATGGTTAGTGAAGGGTGCACAGAGATAGTGGGTACTAACTGTCCAGAAATTTCATGATTCACTCCGAGACAATGGGTGTACATTTGACCTAAGTATGTATCATCCAATAAGAATGGGCATGGTACTCAATGGCTAAAAGTATTAGAATTCTTCGTAAGGGACAGATTCCGTACAATCAACCACCAAGTACAAAATGAACTCTGATAGGCTAAGTTATGTATGTAAGGGTTGAATTGTTTTAATTCACACCGTAAAACTGCGAGAGAAGCTTAAAGTATGAGGAACCATTGATTTAATTTTGACCTCTTGCATTGATGGATATAGATATTTATTTGAGCCAATTAGGTTGACTAGAGAAAGAGCACTAAATTGCTCCTAACTACAATTTTTTGATATCGGTTGTAGAACAAGAAACCGTTCTAATTCAAAGTAGAAGATAATTCGCTATCCTTTTGCCAAACAATCCACCTTACAATTGGCTTCTTTGTAACAATGGGATATCCTCCAATAAATCACATGAAGGAAAAACATCAAAGCCCACCATTGTTTCCCGCAAAACCATGGACATGATTTGAAATGACCAAGACAGCCATAGACCAAGAGCATATCACATTCCACACATAGTTTGCCTTACACAAACCCAAGATAAGAGCTGAAAATTCAGCTACATAATTATTGTTTGCACCCAAAATTTCATTGAAAGTAATTAAAAGCATACCCTCAATGTGATGTGGAAGACAGATATGTGTGGAGTTGTACTTCTTCCAGTGTGTTTTCTTCAGCCTCTGCCTGGAATGAAATTTGTCGTCGTAATCCAAAAGTGCCTTGGTACTCTATTATTTGGACAACTCACTTTCAACCACGACAAGCTCTATTTGGGTGGCGAGTGATGAATGGTAAACTCCCTACAGATGAGGTAATCAAATCTAAGGGAGTTCCTTTTCCTTCCTAGTGCTCATTATGTCAATTGGCAGAGGAaagtatttttcatattttccttgAGTGTAGATTTAGCATGGAAATATGGAAGAGTTTTTTGGAGTGTCTTGGATCTTCCCTGCTACTGTTCTTGATCTGGCTATTTGGTGGAAAAGGAATGCAGAGGTTTGGCTGCTAAAGATCCTTTGCTGGCTgggtttttcttaattttagaaaatatcttGAAAGAGAGGAATGGCTAGCactatgaagaaagaaagagatctccttctttgaattttaaattagtAAAAAGAAATCTCCAGGAGCCAGATCTGAACTTATCATGAATTGTGAAATAGATTCTTTAGTTTGCAGTTGAATCTTCTTTGCTGATGTTAATGCCGAAAGTGGAGAATTCTTGGCTGGTTTTGTATAttggcttttgtttttttgtttccttctttttagTAAAAGTTTTATGAATCTTTAGCgaagaaaattaaaagcatACCCTAGTCATCTTGAAACACACTTGCTACACCAGATCTTCTCGGATTACTAAGAGAACATCCATCCACATAAGGTTTTGTGCACCCCTTTTCCATTTTACACTAAAAAACCTCAATAATTTTTGGAGccttgggaggagagagaagacccCAATCTTCTAGAAGTAATGAGATCCTCCATTGATTTTATCTGACATTACATTAAAGGGGCATAATCCGAAagatctcttttattttattttttttgggtaaaaaatccaaaagatctctttgtttttcctttttatgtgaAAATCCAAAAGAATTGAATCAAAGTAAAAAATCTGATTTGGATTTTTAAATTCCTAGAATCCTAGAATTGGCCCCTCGGATGTGAAAACTCATCATTCTGGTCTCATAAACCCTGAAATTGGCTGTTCCAGATCTTGCATGATTAACCCAATTCCAATTATGTACGATATGGTGGACTGATAAATGTTAGGTTATAATTTAAATAGTCTACAAATCAAATGCTCTTAAGCATCTTCAAATCATGAGATCATCATCCTTTAGGTTATTGGGCTATTGATAATGTTATGTAGTGAATTTTATGCAGTAAgtacttccttttcttcttttgttgtttAAGGTAAAATCTTAGGTCCCTTTCTTACATGCCAATTATAAACTATTAAAGTTTGCTATTGTCGATATAAAGGATTTATAAATACAGGGGAATCAAAAAGAGTACAATGTAGACGTACATGGACATGTATGGGATGCACAAAATACATGGCCTCTTCTCATTCAATGGTAGGGTGCCTAATAAATATTCCTAAGTGAGCATGTGCTAACCTTTTAATTTTcgatattttcttcttccaaatgAATTAAATCATATATTGTTAAAAGAAGAGTTGTTATGGTAGGGGTAGCCAATATGGGTCTCACACTCATTCTAAAACCGGTCAATTGGATCAGGTTGGTTCTACCATTTTATACATATTATAAGCAATAAATGTCGATAAGTTGTTACCCCATTTAACTATATACCTTTAGTAGCGGTAATATTTTGCCGCCGTTAAATTTACATGCTTATAAGCATTCAATGGCGGACAGATAAATCCGTTGCTAAATTAAAAGATTAAGTAGTGGTAAATTATAAACCACATCTAAAAGGTTATATTTTGTGGTGGTAAATAATTACCtctgctaaaaaaaaatttatctacCATAACCATATATATTAGAGTTATAAAATTAGTAACGCTAAGAACCGCCGCTACAAAACCCTTGAAGTGGCAGTAAAATATTGTCGTAACTACAAAACCCTTCTAGTAGCGGAGGTATAATATTACTGCAGCTAAAAGTATCGTAAAAGAACCGTTTGAGCACTCTTTCATTGTAGCGTATGCATAACTACGAAGTATCATACAATTtttatggaaacaaaataaaacaacataCTATTTGATAAATAAAACTAACATAATGTTTAactcaaaattaaacaaaacaaaagaaaaaacaaattgtaATATGTTTTAACACATCATCTAAGCATGGTAATGGTTGTAGAGATTGCAAGACTGCAAGACTACTTATGCATTAAATCTCTTTCTGGTGGATCATGTTGGTGATATAAAAATCCTTGACCACATTGCTTAATTCTTCTTCAGGAACCGATCATTTGCCTGTTTTTCTTTAGGTATAGCTTCAACACTGAAATTCATGAATGAAAAAGAACAGTTAAACCCTAATAATTGACTTTCTCTTAGTCTAAATAATTATTCAACTTAATCAAATTTGGTGCAACTTAAGATGAGAAAAgggcaataataataataaatgaataaataaaaatagtagtAGCTACTTCATACCTGGATTCTCCAGCCTCTTTCATGTTAATATGAGTTTTGGTATTGACCTGAAATGGTTTGATATCTTCATATCCTGGTGAAATTGAGGGATTGGTCCATGCTTGATTCAACTCTTTCATAGTAATAGCTACTCCATTCTTAGATTTTCCAGCATCTTTGAAGTTATGACTTTTGGTATGTTGAGAGATTTCCATCACCCTCGTAGTACTAGTTTGGTTTATCAAGGGCTTTATATCTTCAAGTACTGGTGGAGTTGAGTGATTAGTGCATCCTTGATTCACCCTAGAAGTACTGTTTTGGATTATCAAGGGCTTGACATCTTTAACTTCTTCTGGAGTTGAGAAAGAAGTGATTCCTCGGTGAAGCCCAATATTAACCTATACAAAACTCACCAAAAATTGGTTATAAGAAATTCACACTAACAACTGCACTGCTACTAATATCTCATCTTTTAAGTTACACATCAAGTCCTTACTGAATTAGGTAAAGTGGGCATCTGATAAGGGCATAGCTTCAAAAATGGTGAAGTGGATGGTGAAGGTGTGAAGGATAGGAATCGCTGTTGCCTCTGTAACTGTTCTAGTCGTTCCCTTTGCTGGCTACGAATAAGTTCGTCTCGTCGTTGGCAGAACCTTAGCTGTTCCTTAACGATGGCAACCTCGCGCTTACAAGATTGTATTTGAGATTGAAGGTTTTCAATGATACCTACAATACCTTTCACAGGATCATCCTTCCTTGCCATGCACTCCATCACCATAGACTGAATGGCTGCTTCTCTCTGGTCAGGCTTTACTTGGCTCAGGATCTTAGTGACACTGCTAACATTAAAGTGCTTATGGGAATGCATGAACTTCAGATATCTACTGGCAGGAAAGTGTGGGGCTAATGGACAACCCTCAGGACACTTCCTCTTTTGATACTTGCATGCAGCACAAGGTTTCCTTCTCtgattcatttttcttcttgtaaACAGAAGAACAAACACTACTGTACTGAACTATAGTAGCTAGAGAAAGAAGATCAGAAATCTGGAGCAAGTCAAGttcagaggaggaggaggaggtggtggctCTTTAATAGATTTAGAAGTACATAGGAAGGATTCTAGCACATTTGATTTAGGTAGGTGAGCATTAATTGAATGCTGTCATTGAGGGGGATCGAGCTCATCTCAAACGCGTTGCatcatccaacggttgggaggATTTGGACACTCACCCCAATACACGTGTTCGTCCCCCTAGGTCCTCCCAGCCGTTGGATGCCGTGCACAACGCGTTGGAGAGGATTTTTTCTATATTGGGTTTGTAAATTTGGGAAAGTTTGGACtagcaaaagggaaaaaggtgAAAATGGTAAGTTATTTAAATGCTTTAACTTCTTTCTTCTGTAGATTTCAGAATTTGGAGTCAGTATAAGATCTTAGTCATTGATTAACCAGTAACCCAAATTTCCATGTTTGAGACATTTATagtgaaagaagaaggaaagagagttaACTGGGggccatttgataacgtttcaagaaatgcgtttctgccgtttcgtttcacttgttttcagaaattgaaattgaaatttctatttatttatggttcaagaaacgaccaaggcgtcgtttctggaaacgactcatgaccattcttttgttggttactatcgacttctagaaacatgactaatcaaacaccttcaattcagtttttttttttggtaaacaaccGAGAGTGTGGTGGCAAGATTATACAGAAACTTTAAACTGTTTGTGGGTCACGATTTCCATTTGAGGTTTCA
This genomic stretch from Macadamia integrifolia cultivar HAES 741 chromosome 2, SCU_Mint_v3, whole genome shotgun sequence harbors:
- the LOC122089267 gene encoding LOB domain-containing protein 13-like, whose translation is MNQRRKPCAACKYQKRKCPEGCPLAPHFPASRYLKFMHSHKHFNVSSVTKILSQVKPDQREAAIQSMVMECMARKDDPVKGIVGIIENLQSQIQSCKREVAIVKEQLRFCQRRDELIRSQQRERLEQLQRQQRFLSFTPSPSTSPFLKLCPYQMPTLPNSVNIGLHRGITSFSTPEEVKDVKPLIIQNSTSRVNQGCTNHSTPPVLEDIKPLINQTSTTRVMEISQHTKSHNFKDAGKSKNGVAITMKELNQAWTNPSISPGYEDIKPFQVNTKTHINMKEAGESSVEAIPKEKQANDRFLKKN